One region of Epilithonimonas zeae genomic DNA includes:
- the rpoC gene encoding DNA-directed RNA polymerase subunit beta', translating into MSNKNKTSRFNKITIGLASPESILQESRGEVLKPETINYRTHKPERDGLFCEKIFGPVKDYECACGKYKRIRYKGIVCDRCGVEVTEKKVRRERIGHIGLVVPVAHIWYFRSLPNKIGYLLGIPSKKLDMIIYYERYVVIQQGIAKKADGSDFDDKEFLTEEEYLDVLETLPIENQYLDDSDPNKFVAKMGAEAVEELLKRIDLDSLSFDLRHKAHNESSKQRRTEALKRLNVVEALRGANTRMINKPEWMIMRVLPIIPPELRPLVPLDGGRFATSDLNDLYRRVIIRNNRLKRLLEIKAPEVILRNEKRMLQESVDSLFDNTRKSSAVKSESNRPLKSLSDSLKGKQGRFRQNLLGKRVDYSARSVIVVGPSLQLHECGLPKDMAAELYKPFIIRKLIERGIVKTVKSAKRIIDRKEPVVYDILEGVMKGHPVLLNRAPTLHRLGIQAFQPKMIEGKAIQLHPLVTTAFNADFDGDQMAVHLPLGPEAILEAQLLMLGSQNILNPANGSPITVPSQDMVLGLYFMTKEAHSTDEKKIQGEGLAFYSPEEVEIAYAEGKVSLNAKVRCRLPVKENGEIVTRLLNTTVGRILFNQIVPAQVGYVDELLTKKSLRNVIGQILADTDFPTTVKFLDDMKNLGYANAFKGGLSFSLGDIVIPAEKKGMIATAVENVDEIKANYNMGLITDTERYNQVIDVWTNTNAGLTEMIMSRMKSDQGGFNSVFMMLDSGARGSKEQIRQLSGMRGLMAKPQKAGSVGAEIIENPIVANFKEGLSILEYFISTHGARKGLADTALKTADAGYLTRRLVDVAQDVIITEDDCGTLRGTEITALKKNDDIVEKISDRILGRVSLHNVYHPETDELLANADELIVEAVAKQIEDAGIEAVEVRSPLTCETKKGICAKCYGRNLATGKGIHMGEAVGVIAAQSIGEPGTQLTLRTFHQGGTASNISENPSIVAKRDGIVEMDEVRTIKSEGEEGQTADIVVSRSTEFRLVADNEARTPIMVANVPYGSELFVKPGDKVKKGDLIAKWDAYNAVIIAETSGKVEYEDIIQGISFVLEIDEQTGFEEKVISESRNKKAVPTLKVVDAKGVEQKAYNLPVGAHLMVNDGEKIKAGKVLIKIPRKSAKAGDITGGLPRVTELFEARNPSNPAVVTEIDGVVSYGKIKRGNRELIVEAKTGEIKKYLVKLSNQILVQENDFVYAGGPLSDGSITPDDILRIKGPTAVQEYLVNEIQEVYRLQGVKIDDKHFEIIVRQMMTKVSIVDGGDTQFLEGALEHKFDFLEENNRVFGLKVVTEPGDSKVFKAGQMITARELRDENSKLKREDQALVQVREALPATATPVLQGITRAALQTKSFMSAASFQETTKVLNEAAVSGKIDFLTGLKENVIVGHRIPAGTGLKDYQNVIVGSRKEFEDIN; encoded by the coding sequence ATGTCAAATAAAAATAAAACAAGTCGATTTAATAAAATCACTATTGGTTTAGCTTCACCAGAATCTATTCTTCAGGAATCGAGAGGGGAAGTTCTTAAGCCAGAAACGATCAACTATCGTACGCACAAACCGGAAAGAGATGGTTTGTTCTGCGAGAAGATCTTCGGTCCTGTAAAAGACTACGAGTGTGCTTGTGGAAAATACAAAAGAATCCGTTACAAAGGGATTGTTTGTGATAGATGTGGTGTAGAAGTTACAGAGAAAAAAGTACGTAGAGAAAGAATCGGACACATTGGTTTGGTTGTTCCTGTGGCGCACATCTGGTATTTCCGTTCTTTGCCAAACAAAATTGGTTATTTATTAGGTATCCCGTCCAAGAAATTGGATATGATTATCTATTACGAGAGATATGTTGTGATCCAACAAGGTATTGCTAAGAAAGCAGACGGTTCAGATTTCGATGACAAAGAATTCCTTACAGAAGAAGAATATTTGGATGTTTTGGAAACACTTCCTATCGAGAACCAATATCTTGATGATTCTGACCCGAACAAATTCGTAGCGAAAATGGGAGCAGAAGCTGTTGAAGAATTGTTGAAGAGAATCGACCTAGATTCTTTATCATTCGATCTTCGTCACAAAGCTCACAACGAGTCTTCTAAACAAAGAAGAACAGAAGCGCTTAAGAGATTGAACGTTGTAGAAGCATTGAGAGGTGCTAATACAAGAATGATCAATAAGCCAGAATGGATGATTATGAGAGTTCTTCCTATTATACCACCAGAACTAAGACCATTGGTTCCATTGGATGGAGGACGTTTCGCAACTTCCGATCTTAATGATCTTTACAGAAGGGTTATTATCAGAAACAACCGTTTGAAGAGACTATTGGAGATCAAAGCTCCGGAAGTAATCTTAAGAAACGAGAAGCGTATGCTTCAGGAATCTGTAGATTCATTATTCGATAATACAAGAAAATCTTCTGCTGTAAAATCTGAATCAAACAGACCATTGAAATCTCTTTCAGATTCATTGAAAGGTAAGCAAGGTCGTTTCCGTCAGAACTTATTAGGAAAAAGGGTAGATTACTCAGCTCGTTCGGTTATTGTTGTAGGTCCTAGCTTACAATTGCACGAGTGTGGTCTTCCAAAAGATATGGCTGCAGAGCTTTACAAACCGTTTATCATTAGAAAACTAATCGAGAGAGGAATTGTAAAAACTGTAAAATCAGCTAAAAGAATCATCGATAGAAAAGAGCCTGTAGTTTATGATATCCTAGAAGGTGTGATGAAAGGTCACCCTGTTCTTTTGAACAGAGCACCTACTTTGCACAGATTAGGTATCCAAGCATTCCAGCCTAAGATGATCGAAGGTAAAGCGATCCAACTTCACCCATTGGTAACAACGGCTTTCAACGCCGATTTTGATGGGGATCAGATGGCGGTTCACTTACCATTAGGTCCAGAAGCTATTTTGGAAGCTCAACTATTGATGCTAGGTTCTCAGAATATCTTGAACCCTGCGAATGGTTCTCCAATTACGGTACCATCTCAGGACATGGTTTTGGGTCTGTATTTTATGACCAAAGAAGCTCATTCTACTGACGAGAAGAAAATTCAAGGTGAAGGTCTTGCTTTCTATTCTCCGGAAGAAGTGGAAATTGCTTATGCAGAAGGAAAAGTTTCTCTTAACGCAAAAGTAAGATGTCGTCTTCCAGTAAAAGAGAATGGAGAAATCGTAACAAGATTATTGAACACAACTGTAGGAAGAATTTTGTTCAATCAGATTGTACCAGCACAAGTTGGATACGTTGACGAGTTATTGACTAAGAAATCTCTTAGAAATGTAATTGGTCAGATCTTGGCAGATACAGATTTCCCAACTACTGTTAAGTTCTTGGATGATATGAAAAACCTTGGATATGCAAACGCATTCAAAGGAGGTCTTTCATTCTCTCTGGGAGATATCGTAATTCCTGCTGAGAAAAAAGGAATGATTGCTACAGCAGTAGAAAACGTAGATGAAATTAAGGCTAACTATAACATGGGTCTTATTACAGATACAGAGCGTTATAATCAGGTAATCGACGTTTGGACTAATACCAACGCTGGTCTTACGGAAATGATTATGAGTAGAATGAAGTCTGACCAAGGTGGATTCAACTCTGTATTTATGATGCTAGATTCTGGTGCGAGGGGTTCTAAGGAGCAGATCCGTCAGTTATCTGGTATGAGAGGTTTGATGGCAAAACCACAAAAAGCTGGTTCTGTTGGAGCTGAGATTATTGAAAACCCGATTGTCGCAAACTTTAAAGAAGGTTTGTCAATCTTGGAGTACTTTATCTCTACCCACGGTGCTCGTAAGGGTCTTGCGGATACCGCTCTTAAAACTGCCGATGCTGGTTACTTAACTAGAAGATTGGTAGACGTTGCACAGGATGTTATCATTACAGAGGATGATTGTGGAACTTTGAGAGGTACAGAAATTACTGCACTTAAGAAAAATGATGATATCGTTGAAAAAATCTCTGACAGAATTCTTGGTAGAGTTTCTCTTCACAACGTTTATCACCCAGAAACTGATGAGTTGTTGGCTAATGCAGATGAGTTAATCGTTGAAGCTGTTGCTAAACAAATAGAAGACGCTGGAATCGAAGCTGTAGAAGTTCGTTCTCCATTAACTTGTGAAACCAAAAAAGGTATCTGTGCAAAATGTTACGGTCGTAACCTTGCAACAGGTAAAGGAATCCATATGGGAGAAGCTGTAGGTGTTATCGCTGCACAGTCTATTGGTGAGCCGGGAACTCAGTTAACATTGAGAACTTTCCACCAAGGGGGTACTGCAAGTAACATTTCAGAAAATCCAAGTATCGTTGCAAAACGTGATGGTATTGTTGAGATGGATGAGGTTAGAACAATTAAGTCTGAAGGCGAAGAAGGACAAACTGCGGATATCGTTGTGTCCCGTTCAACAGAATTTAGATTGGTTGCTGATAACGAAGCTAGAACACCAATCATGGTTGCGAACGTTCCTTATGGTTCCGAACTATTTGTGAAACCAGGCGATAAAGTGAAAAAAGGAGATCTTATTGCAAAATGGGATGCCTATAATGCCGTAATCATTGCAGAAACTTCTGGTAAGGTAGAGTATGAGGATATTATCCAAGGTATCTCTTTCGTATTGGAGATTGATGAGCAGACTGGTTTCGAAGAGAAAGTAATCTCTGAATCTAGAAATAAAAAAGCGGTTCCAACTTTGAAGGTTGTAGATGCAAAAGGCGTAGAGCAAAAAGCTTACAACTTACCGGTAGGCGCCCACTTGATGGTTAACGATGGTGAGAAAATTAAGGCTGGTAAAGTCCTAATCAAGATCCCAAGAAAATCTGCAAAAGCAGGGGATATCACCGGAGGTCTTCCAAGAGTTACCGAATTATTCGAAGCCAGAAACCCTTCAAACCCAGCTGTAGTTACAGAGATTGATGGTGTAGTTTCTTACGGTAAAATCAAGAGAGGTAACCGTGAGCTTATCGTTGAGGCTAAAACTGGAGAAATCAAGAAGTATTTGGTTAAATTATCAAACCAGATCTTGGTTCAGGAGAATGACTTCGTTTATGCTGGTGGTCCACTTTCAGACGGTTCTATCACACCGGACGATATCTTAAGAATCAAAGGTCCAACTGCGGTTCAGGAATATTTGGTTAATGAGATTCAGGAAGTTTACCGTCTTCAAGGGGTGAAGATTGATGACAAACACTTCGAGATTATTGTTCGTCAGATGATGACAAAAGTATCGATTGTGGATGGAGGAGATACTCAGTTCCTGGAAGGAGCATTGGAGCACAAATTCGATTTCTTGGAAGAGAACAACAGAGTTTTCGGACTGAAAGTTGTTACCGAGCCGGGAGATTCTAAAGTATTCAAGGCAGGTCAGATGATTACAGCAAGAGAACTTAGAGATGAGAACTCGAAGCTTAAGAGAGAAGATCAGGCTTTGGTACAAGTTAGAGAAGCGCTTCCTGCAACTGCAACACCTGTTTTACAAGGTATTACAAGAGCAGCGTTACAGACAAAATCATTTATGTCTGCAGCGTCATTCCAGGAAACAACTAAGGTTCTTAACGAAGCAGCAGTATCTGGAAAAATCGACTTCTTGACAGGTCTTAAAGAAAATGTAATTGTAGGACACAGAATCCCTGCAGGTACAGGTCTTAAAGATTACCAAAACGTAATCGTAGGTTCTAGAAAAGAATTCGAAGATATTAACTAA
- a CDS encoding DUF3467 domain-containing protein — MDNNQNQDPNNINIELNEVVAAGVYVNLALVNHSPSEFVLDFIQLMPGVQQAKVRSRVIVAPLHAKRVLAALQQNVANYEQQFGEIKEVEPFVLGGNNVQA; from the coding sequence ATGGACAATAATCAAAACCAAGATCCAAACAACATTAACATCGAACTTAATGAAGTTGTAGCAGCAGGAGTTTATGTGAACTTAGCTTTAGTAAATCACTCTCCATCAGAATTCGTATTGGATTTCATCCAATTGATGCCAGGTGTACAACAAGCGAAAGTAAGATCTAGAGTTATCGTAGCACCTCTTCACGCAAAAAGAGTTTTAGCTGCACTTCAGCAAAATGTTGCTAACTATGAGCAGCAGTTTGGTGAGATCAAAGAAGTTGAACCTTTCGTATTAGGAGGTAACAACGTTCAAGCTTAA
- a CDS encoding ectonucleotide pyrophosphatase/phosphodiesterase, translating into MKKLLVFLQLFLSLMIFSQKGIVDTAQVVIPNRFNSTEAMQKPYVIMISTDGFRSDYTKKYNAENLLRYSDEGVQAKAMLPSYPSITFPNHWTLITGLYPSHHGLIDNFFYDYKRKEPYAMSNRKNAEDGSWYGGIPLWSLAEKQNMVSASLQWVGSASDAGGIRPTYYYSYHEKFSPSEKVNKVINWLKLPEEKRPHFISLYFPEVDGAGHHYGPEAKETETAVHLIDNAIGELVQRVSDLGLKNVNFVFVSDHGMIQVDGGNPLEIPSILLDKHRFDYYNSQTLLRVYVKNPDEVRSVYKELKANKTDDYEVYLDKKLPKYLHFSTRDDKYNRIGQIILIPKAPKIFLEKGRKISVGKHGYDPRVVPEMKATFFAWGPAFKNDLVIDEFENINVYPLVAEVLGLKINEKIDGKLKILKPILRRKK; encoded by the coding sequence ATGAAGAAGCTATTAGTATTTCTGCAGCTATTTTTATCATTAATGATATTCTCCCAGAAAGGAATTGTAGATACAGCTCAGGTTGTAATTCCGAACCGGTTCAATAGTACAGAAGCAATGCAGAAACCTTATGTGATTATGATTTCCACCGATGGTTTCAGAAGTGATTATACTAAGAAATACAATGCTGAGAATCTTCTGAGATATTCGGATGAAGGTGTTCAGGCAAAAGCAATGTTGCCAAGTTATCCAAGTATTACTTTTCCTAATCACTGGACTTTAATTACAGGTTTATATCCTTCTCATCACGGTCTCATAGATAACTTTTTCTACGATTATAAAAGAAAAGAACCTTATGCAATGAGCAATCGCAAGAATGCTGAAGATGGTTCTTGGTACGGCGGTATTCCTTTGTGGAGTCTGGCGGAGAAACAAAATATGGTGAGTGCTTCTTTACAATGGGTAGGTTCTGCAAGCGATGCAGGCGGAATTAGACCAACTTACTATTATTCTTATCACGAGAAATTTTCGCCCTCAGAAAAAGTCAATAAAGTGATTAATTGGTTGAAGCTTCCGGAAGAGAAACGCCCGCATTTTATCTCTTTATATTTTCCTGAAGTGGATGGTGCAGGACATCATTACGGACCAGAAGCAAAGGAAACTGAAACGGCTGTTCATTTGATTGATAATGCTATTGGAGAATTAGTTCAAAGAGTCAGTGATTTAGGATTGAAGAATGTCAATTTTGTTTTTGTTTCAGACCACGGGATGATACAGGTTGATGGAGGAAACCCGCTTGAGATCCCTTCGATTTTATTGGATAAGCATAGATTTGATTATTATAATTCTCAGACGTTGCTAAGAGTTTATGTTAAAAATCCTGATGAGGTTAGATCTGTTTACAAGGAACTGAAAGCCAATAAAACTGATGATTATGAAGTTTATCTCGACAAAAAACTTCCAAAATATCTTCACTTCTCCACTAGAGATGATAAGTACAATAGAATCGGGCAGATTATACTAATTCCAAAAGCACCTAAAATATTCTTAGAAAAAGGAAGAAAAATATCAGTCGGAAAGCACGGATATGACCCACGAGTTGTTCCTGAAATGAAAGCGACTTTCTTCGCTTGGGGACCAGCGTTCAAGAATGATTTGGTAATTGATGAGTTTGAGAATATTAATGTTTATCCTTTGGTTGCTGAGGTTTTAGGTTTGAAAATCAATGAAAAGATTGATGGAAAATTGAAAATTTTGAAACCAATTTTGAGGCGGAAAAAGTGA
- a CDS encoding NAD(P)-dependent alcohol dehydrogenase has product MKTSTIKAFGTQAAENDLELLTIERREVQPKDIEIDIYYCGVCHSDLHTARNDWGGTVYPAVLGHEIVGKVLQVGSDVTKFKVGDLVAVGCMVDSCRTCHSCEQDLEQFCEKGFTGTYNGKDKYFEETRTFGGYSESVIVDEHFVLRLPENLDMAAAAPLLCAGITTWSPLKHWNVTENSKVAVVGLGGLGHMAIKLAKGLGAEVTLFSRTPGKTEDAKALGTDHVVISTDEEQMKSVSNKFDLIIDTVPYEHDINPYMQTLAVNGTLVLVGFIGEFENDAVSTRPMIYKRRSIAGSLIGGIKETQEMLDFCGEKNIVSDIEIINIQDINDAYERMLKSDVKYRFVIDMKSLKN; this is encoded by the coding sequence ATGAAAACAAGTACAATAAAAGCTTTCGGAACACAAGCTGCCGAAAATGATCTGGAATTATTAACCATCGAGAGAAGAGAAGTCCAGCCAAAAGACATCGAAATCGATATCTATTACTGCGGCGTGTGCCACTCAGACCTTCACACCGCAAGAAACGATTGGGGCGGAACGGTTTACCCGGCAGTTCTCGGTCACGAGATTGTGGGAAAAGTGTTGCAAGTGGGAAGCGATGTTACCAAATTTAAAGTTGGAGACTTGGTTGCTGTAGGTTGTATGGTAGATTCTTGCAGAACTTGCCATAGTTGTGAGCAGGATTTGGAACAATTCTGTGAAAAAGGTTTTACAGGAACTTACAATGGAAAAGATAAATACTTTGAAGAAACCAGAACATTCGGGGGTTATTCTGAGTCTGTGATTGTTGATGAACATTTTGTTTTAAGACTTCCTGAGAATCTGGATATGGCTGCTGCCGCACCGCTACTTTGTGCAGGGATTACCACTTGGTCGCCTCTTAAACACTGGAATGTGACTGAAAACTCTAAAGTTGCAGTTGTAGGTTTGGGCGGTTTAGGTCATATGGCAATCAAACTAGCAAAAGGTTTGGGCGCAGAAGTTACTCTATTTTCCAGAACTCCTGGGAAAACAGAAGATGCTAAAGCACTTGGAACAGACCATGTTGTTATTTCTACAGACGAAGAGCAGATGAAATCCGTTTCCAACAAGTTTGATTTGATTATCGATACTGTTCCTTACGAACACGACATCAACCCTTATATGCAGACTTTGGCTGTGAACGGAACTTTGGTTCTAGTTGGCTTTATTGGAGAGTTTGAGAATGATGCTGTAAGTACAAGACCTATGATTTATAAAAGACGTTCTATCGCTGGTTCATTAATTGGAGGAATCAAAGAAACTCAGGAGATGCTGGATTTCTGTGGTGAGAAAAACATTGTTTCCGACATCGAAATTATCAATATCCAGGACATCAATGATGCTTACGAAAGAATGCTGAAAAGTGATGTGAAATACCGATTCGTAATCGATATGAAGAGTTTGAAGAATTAG
- a CDS encoding VanZ family protein: MRLFVNRYYPVFINVYTIGTLYLLYFGEARDFPDSPFKINYIPFQTIIEYVTLVLPYRPFEFSQNILGNIILFIPYGFLGILYPKLNQFKWLLLVFFIIINIIEFSQYYFKRGFADIDDVILNTIGVTIGYFIYKKWFFIKDK; this comes from the coding sequence ATGAGGTTGTTTGTTAATAGGTATTATCCTGTTTTTATTAATGTTTATACGATAGGCACTTTATATTTATTGTATTTTGGTGAAGCTCGTGACTTTCCGGATAGTCCTTTTAAGATTAATTATATACCTTTCCAGACAATAATAGAGTACGTTACTTTGGTTCTACCATATCGTCCTTTTGAGTTTTCTCAAAACATACTTGGTAATATTATTCTATTTATCCCTTATGGTTTTTTAGGGATTCTTTATCCGAAGCTTAATCAATTTAAATGGCTGCTTCTTGTTTTTTTTATCATAATCAACATCATCGAATTTTCTCAATATTATTTCAAACGAGGTTTTGCGGATATCGATGATGTTATACTAAATACTATTGGCGTTACAATAGGTTATTTTATATACAAAAAATGGTTTTTCATCAAGGACAAATAA